In the genome of bacterium, one region contains:
- the glmM gene encoding phosphoglucosamine mutase, with the protein MAFEIPPGLMVSVSGIRGRVGVELTPEVVSRFAAAFGAYLREESGRPRPLVVIARDARTSGPMFAAAATAALQAVGCDVVDLGLVPTPTALFSIRHHGADGGIVVTASHNPVEWNALKLCSRAGMFLDAEEGPRMRAFVNDRPLPWCSWDGVGGRTCDDGAVQRHIDAILRIPYLDVPALRHRRFRVALDCIRGAGAVLLPRLLEALGCEVVGINLEPDGRFHRPPEPVAENLGELERLVRESGADLGLATDPDGDRLALVSERGRAIGEDFTLALAAKLVLRHRPGPVVTNLSTSRVVEDVAARAGVPFHRAPVGEINVARRMQAEGAVIGGEGNGGVILPDVHLTRDAAVAAALVLQLLLETGVALEGHVGQERPYVIVKEKLPRDAGPLEETYRILAEELAAPQVDRQDGLWLAWPAEGRWLHLRPSGTEPILRIIAEAPGEAEARALVDRARAALARGAGRAGPAPAEAAGAGG; encoded by the coding sequence ATGGCGTTCGAGATCCCTCCCGGCTTGATGGTGAGTGTGTCCGGCATCCGCGGCCGCGTCGGCGTGGAGCTGACACCCGAGGTCGTCTCGCGCTTCGCCGCCGCCTTCGGCGCCTACCTGCGGGAGGAGAGCGGGCGACCGCGGCCGCTCGTCGTCATCGCGCGCGATGCCCGCACCTCCGGCCCCATGTTCGCCGCCGCGGCGACCGCCGCGCTCCAGGCGGTGGGCTGCGACGTCGTGGACCTCGGCCTCGTGCCCACGCCGACGGCGCTGTTCTCGATCCGGCACCACGGCGCCGACGGCGGCATCGTCGTCACGGCGAGCCACAACCCCGTCGAGTGGAACGCGCTCAAGCTGTGCTCGCGCGCGGGAATGTTCCTCGACGCCGAGGAAGGACCGCGGATGCGGGCATTCGTCAACGACCGGCCGTTGCCCTGGTGCTCGTGGGATGGTGTGGGCGGTCGCACGTGTGACGACGGCGCCGTCCAGCGTCACATCGACGCCATCCTCCGCATCCCCTACCTGGACGTCCCGGCGCTGCGGCATCGCCGCTTCCGCGTCGCGCTGGACTGCATCCGGGGCGCGGGCGCCGTGCTGCTCCCCCGACTCCTCGAGGCCCTCGGCTGCGAGGTGGTGGGAATCAACCTCGAGCCGGACGGCCGATTCCACCGGCCGCCCGAGCCGGTGGCGGAGAACCTCGGCGAGCTCGAGCGGCTCGTGCGGGAGAGCGGCGCGGACCTCGGCCTCGCCACCGACCCGGACGGCGACCGGCTCGCCCTGGTCAGCGAGCGCGGCCGCGCCATCGGCGAGGACTTCACCCTCGCCCTCGCCGCGAAGCTCGTCCTGCGCCACCGGCCCGGCCCGGTGGTCACGAACCTCTCCACCAGCCGCGTGGTCGAGGACGTCGCCGCCCGCGCCGGCGTCCCGTTCCACCGCGCGCCGGTGGGGGAGATCAACGTCGCCCGGCGCATGCAGGCGGAGGGCGCGGTGATCGGTGGAGAAGGGAACGGCGGTGTCATCCTGCCGGACGTGCACCTGACTCGGGATGCCGCGGTCGCGGCGGCGCTGGTGCTCCAGCTCCTGCTGGAGACGGGCGTGGCGCTCGAGGGACACGTGGGGCAGGAGCGTCCCTACGTGATCGTGAAGGAGAAGCTGCCGCGGGACGCGGGGCCGCTGGAGGAGACGTACCGGATCCTCGCGGAAGAGCTCGCTGCGCCCCAGGTCGACCGACAGGACGGCCTGTGGCTGGCCTGGCCGGCAGAGGGCCGCTGGCTGCACCTCCGGCCCTCCGGCACGGAGCCGATCCTGCGGATCATCGCCGAAGCGCCGGGGGAAGCGGAAGCGCGTGCGCTGGTGGACCGGGCGCGCGCCGCACTGGCTCGGGGCGCCGGCCGGGCGGGCCCGGCACCGGCCGAGGCGGCGGGGGCGGGAGGGTAA
- the glmS gene encoding glutamine--fructose-6-phosphate transaminase (isomerizing), which yields MCGIVGYVGHRPAAPLLIEGLHRLEYRGYDSAGLAVLVDGRLETRKAAGKIAELEKLLRNGGQPVGTCGIAHTRWATHGAPTTQNAHPHVDCHGHFAVVHNGIIENAGTLRQKLEALGHTLRTETDTEVIAHMLEEAYAGSLEDAVRAALRQVQGTYGIAIVSTHEPDKIVVARRGSPLLLGIGENGENFVASDAAAVVQHTRRVIYLDDGEMAVLTRNGYRTASLQGGAVTKEVIHVDWDLAAIEKGGHPHFMLKEIFEQPETLRNAMRGRLLEEEGMVRFGGLNLTPDELKAVKNITLIGCGTSWHAGLIGEYLLEEIARIPVEVEYASEFRYRNPVIGPDSLAIVISQSGETADTLAALREARQRGATVLGIVNVVGSTIAREADGGIYLHAGPEIGVASTKAFTSQVAVLVMFTVLMARLRGTLSLIEAREIIAALRKLPEQVERLLGLNDPIRELAALYKDSTNFLYLGRGYNFPAALEGALKLKEISYIHAEGYPAAEMKHGPIALIDENMPVVVIAPNDAVYSKIVSNVEEVKARGGRIIAVVTEGNDELRNKVDHLITIPETIDPLTPILATVPLQLLAYHIAVMRGCNVDQPRNLAKSVTVE from the coding sequence ATGTGCGGAATCGTCGGATACGTCGGGCACCGGCCGGCTGCCCCCCTGCTCATCGAGGGGCTCCACCGTCTGGAATACCGGGGGTACGACTCGGCTGGCCTCGCAGTCCTGGTGGACGGCCGCCTGGAGACGCGCAAGGCGGCCGGCAAGATCGCCGAGCTCGAGAAGCTGCTGAGGAACGGCGGCCAGCCGGTCGGCACTTGCGGGATCGCACACACGCGGTGGGCGACCCACGGCGCACCGACGACACAGAACGCACATCCCCACGTGGACTGCCACGGCCATTTCGCCGTGGTGCACAACGGCATCATCGAGAACGCCGGCACGCTGCGGCAGAAGCTGGAAGCCCTGGGCCACACCCTGCGCACCGAGACGGACACCGAGGTCATCGCCCACATGCTCGAGGAGGCGTACGCCGGGTCACTGGAGGACGCGGTCCGCGCAGCGCTGCGCCAGGTCCAGGGGACCTACGGGATCGCCATCGTCTCGACCCACGAGCCGGACAAGATCGTCGTGGCGCGGCGCGGCAGCCCGCTGCTGCTCGGGATCGGCGAGAACGGGGAGAACTTCGTCGCGAGTGATGCGGCGGCGGTGGTCCAGCACACGCGCCGGGTGATCTACCTGGACGACGGCGAGATGGCGGTATTGACGCGTAACGGCTACCGCACCGCCTCGCTCCAGGGCGGCGCCGTCACGAAAGAGGTGATCCACGTCGACTGGGACCTGGCGGCGATCGAGAAGGGCGGACACCCGCACTTCATGCTCAAGGAGATCTTCGAGCAGCCGGAGACGCTGCGCAACGCCATGCGCGGCCGGCTGCTCGAAGAGGAGGGGATGGTCCGCTTCGGCGGGTTGAACCTCACGCCGGACGAGCTGAAAGCGGTGAAGAACATCACGCTGATCGGGTGTGGCACGTCGTGGCATGCAGGCCTGATCGGCGAATACCTGCTGGAGGAGATCGCGCGCATCCCGGTCGAGGTCGAGTACGCCTCCGAGTTCCGGTACCGGAACCCGGTCATCGGGCCGGATTCGCTGGCGATCGTGATCAGTCAATCCGGTGAGACGGCGGACACGCTCGCGGCGCTCAGGGAGGCGCGGCAGCGCGGCGCGACCGTGCTGGGGATCGTGAACGTGGTGGGCTCGACCATCGCCCGTGAGGCGGATGGGGGCATCTATCTGCATGCGGGTCCGGAGATCGGCGTCGCCTCGACCAAGGCGTTCACCAGCCAGGTCGCGGTCCTGGTGATGTTCACCGTGCTGATGGCGCGGCTGCGCGGGACGCTCTCGCTGATCGAGGCGCGGGAGATCATCGCGGCGTTGCGGAAGCTCCCCGAGCAGGTCGAGCGACTGCTCGGCTTGAACGACCCGATCCGGGAGCTCGCGGCGCTGTACAAGGACAGCACGAACTTCCTGTACCTCGGCCGCGGCTACAACTTCCCGGCCGCGCTGGAGGGGGCGCTCAAGCTCAAGGAGATCAGCTACATCCACGCGGAGGGCTACCCGGCCGCGGAGATGAAGCACGGCCCCATCGCGCTGATCGACGAGAACATGCCCGTCGTCGTCATCGCGCCGAACGACGCGGTCTACAGCAAGATCGTGTCGAACGTGGAGGAGGTGAAGGCGCGCGGCGGGCGGATCATCGCCGTGGTGACGGAAGGGAACGACGAGCTGCGCAACAAGGTCGACCACCTCATCACCATCCCGGAGACGATCGACCCGTTGACCCCCATCCTCGCGACGGTTCCGCTCCAGCTCCTGGCGTACCATATTGCGGTCATGCGCGGCTGCAACGTGGATCAGCCGAGGAACCTGGCCAAGTCTGTGACCGTGGAGTGA